In Thunnus thynnus chromosome 13, fThuThy2.1, whole genome shotgun sequence, the following proteins share a genomic window:
- the LOC137195332 gene encoding potassium channel subfamily K member 4 → MRCSTLLGIFTGVLLYLVLGAVVFNALETPRGEKKHIQLQDKRQDFLLNFSCIDPDSLHAFIKEVVEAIGAGVDPNSNSSFVSQWDLASAFFFSGTIITTIGFGNISPKTEGGQLFCIFYALVGIPMFGILLAGVGDHLGTGLRKTIARIETLFLKWRVSPTIVRVISAVLSILLGCLLFVAVPILVFQEVEKWTLLESAYFVVITLTTVGFGDYVAGDSGNAGSDHWYKPLVWFWILLGLAYFASILSMIANWLRVLSKKTRAEMEELRAHATDWTQNIQNMSVDFRIPGKIDDPFRKRRRRRRHGPRSHSRSAPTPGAPERKDEQDESQTESGSYSSSSFSTSNESESGSETDSQTTQTERVPEDKTEKEDIVPEPHLSQPLDYFGENLAFIDESSDAQSGKLHLDPLLDQTQPNSVRSRHPKRRRHRKPVQQRSPKINRPNPDRREPNGNPKPVPDLPLKPSDRS, encoded by the exons ATGCGCTGCTCCACCCTGCTCGGCATCTTCACAGGGGTGCTTCTCTACTTGGTGCTGGGCGCCGTGGTGTTCAACGCCTTGGAGACTCCACGAGGGGAGAAGAAGCACATCCAGCTGCAGGACAAACGCCAGGATTTCCTGCTGAACTTCAGCTGCATTGACCCAGACAGTCTACATGCCTTTATAAAG GAGGTGGTGGAGGCCATTGGTGCAGGTGTGGATCCCAACAGCAACTCCTCTTTTGTCAGCCAATGGGATCTGGCcagtgccttttttttctcagggaCAATCATCACAACCATCG GTTTTGGAAACATCTCCCCCAAGACAGAAGGGGGTCAGCTGTTCTGCATTTTCTATGCCCTGGTGGGAATCCCGATGTTTGGTATCCTGCTCGCTGGAGTTGGAGACCACCTGGGAACTGGGCTGAGGAAAACTATTGCCAGAATAGAGACACTCTTCCTG AAATGGCGTGTTAGTCCCACCATTGTGCGTGTGATCTCAGCCGTCCTATCCATCCTGCTGGGATGCCTGCTGTTCGTTGCAGTGCCGATCCTGGTTTTCCAAGAGGTGGAGAAGTGGACTCTGCTGGAGTCGGCCTACTTTGTAGTTATCACCCTGACAACAGTGGGGTTTGGCGACTATGTTGCAG GGGATTCTGGAAATGCGGGGAGCGACCACTGGTATAAGCCTTTGGTGTGGTTCTGGATCTTGCTGGGTCTTGCCTACTTTGCATCTATCCTGTCGATGATTGCCAACTGGCTTCGAGTTCTGTCCAAGAAGACCAGAGCTGAG ATGGAGGAGCTGCGAGCCCATGCCACTGACTGGACTCAAAACATCCAGAATATGTCAGTGGATTTTCGCATTCCAGGAAAGATTGATGACCCCTTCAGAAAGCGTCGGCGAAGGCGGCGCCATGGCCCTCGCAGCCATAGTCGTAGTGCGCCAACTCCCGGGGCCCCTGAGAGGAAAGACGAGCAAGATGAGAGTCAAACAGAGTCTGGATcttactcctcttcctccttctcgaCTTCTAACGAATCAGAGTCTGGATCGGAGACAGACTCTCAGACCACTCAGACAGAGCGAGTTCCTgaagacaaaactgaaaaagaggACATTGTTCCAGAGCCCCACCTTTCACAGCCTCTCGACTACTTTGGGGAGAACCTAGCGTTTATTGATGAGTCTTCAGATGCTCAGAGTGGTAAACTACATTTAGATCCTCTCCTGGATCAAACACAACCCAACTCTGTACGCTCTCGTCACCCCAAGAGGAGACGCCACAGAAAGCCTGTTCAACAGAGAAGCCCCAAAATCAACCGCCCCAACCCTGACAGGAGGGAGCCCAATGGAAATCCAAAACCAGTTCCAGATCTACCACTGAAGCCTTCAGATCGAAGCTGA